Proteins encoded within one genomic window of Patescibacteria group bacterium:
- the murF gene encoding UDP-N-acetylmuramoyl-tripeptide--D-alanyl-D-alanine ligase, protein MKKLIQKILRFFARRILLRYKPQVVGITGSIGKTSCKEAIYTVLSSEFSARQNDKNYNNEFGVPLTVIGTETGGRNIFKWLLVFGRATRLLFWRDKSYPAVLVLEMGADHPGDIKYLTDFVKCYVGVVTGVAPVHIEFFGDLENIAKEKSVMVKSLDKNGIAVLNYDDELVRGMANGLRAGKVITYGFEAGAEVQGYEEKISGQNISRKDGVEAIRGISFKVSYDGNVVPVFLPAVVGKHSVNAALAAIAVGVAFGLNLVRIAESLGQYRPPKGRMNLIDGIKYTLIIDDTYNSSPKPAIAALEVLAKVQLPQARRKYAVLGDMLELGSYTERAHLEVGRKVAELGIDYLLTVGERSLQVANAAIGAGMSEDRVYTFDNSAEAGKFLQDRIEQGDLILVKGSQGMRMEKIVKELMAEPLRAKELLARQGGGWEDNS, encoded by the coding sequence ATGAAAAAACTTATTCAAAAAATCTTACGTTTTTTTGCCCGGCGGATTTTATTGAGATACAAGCCGCAGGTAGTCGGTATTACCGGCAGTATCGGCAAGACTTCTTGTAAAGAAGCAATTTATACGGTTTTGTCGTCAGAGTTTAGTGCCAGACAAAACGATAAAAATTATAATAACGAATTTGGCGTACCGTTAACTGTTATCGGCACTGAGACCGGCGGTAGAAATATTTTTAAATGGTTGCTGGTTTTTGGTAGGGCGACCAGGCTTTTATTTTGGCGCGATAAGAGTTATCCAGCGGTATTGGTATTAGAAATGGGCGCCGATCATCCGGGTGATATCAAATATCTGACTGATTTTGTAAAATGTTATGTCGGGGTGGTGACTGGAGTGGCTCCGGTACATATTGAATTTTTCGGTGATTTGGAAAATATCGCTAAGGAAAAAAGCGTTATGGTAAAAAGTTTGGATAAAAACGGCATTGCAGTTTTGAACTACGACGATGAGCTGGTGCGCGGTATGGCAAACGGACTTCGTGCTGGCAAAGTGATTACCTATGGTTTTGAAGCAGGTGCCGAAGTGCAGGGCTACGAAGAAAAAATATCCGGTCAAAATATTTCGCGGAAAGACGGTGTAGAAGCGATTCGCGGTATTAGTTTTAAAGTATCATACGACGGCAACGTGGTGCCAGTGTTTTTGCCGGCGGTAGTTGGTAAACATTCGGTCAATGCGGCGCTCGCAGCAATCGCCGTCGGTGTCGCTTTTGGTTTGAATCTGGTCCGCATTGCCGAAAGTCTGGGGCAGTATCGTCCGCCAAAAGGTAGGATGAATCTGATTGACGGCATTAAATATACTTTGATTATTGATGATACTTATAATTCTTCGCCAAAGCCGGCGATAGCGGCGTTAGAAGTGCTGGCTAAAGTGCAATTGCCGCAAGCTAGGCGCAAATATGCTGTCTTGGGCGACATGTTGGAGCTAGGCAGTTATACTGAACGCGCCCATTTGGAAGTGGGACGCAAAGTGGCTGAACTTGGTATTGATTATTTACTGACAGTGGGCGAGCGTTCACTGCAAGTAGCTAATGCAGCTATTGGCGCGGGGATGTCCGAAGATCGGGTTTATACATTTGACAATTCTGCAGAAGCTGGTAAATTTTTGCAGGACCGGATTGAGCAGGGAGATTTGATTTTAGTTAAAGGGTCGCAAGGTATGCGAATGGAAAAAATAGTTAAAGAACTGATGGCTGAGCCACTGCGCGCCAAAGAGTTGCTGGCTAGGCAGGGAGGAGGGTGGGAGGATAATTCGTAA
- a CDS encoding GIY-YIG nuclease family protein, translating to MMYIIYWLIDFDNNKTYVGFTDDLKKRIADHKYGKTKTTRKFKISKVYILERVETLELARKREKYWKSAAGRRKLKEKFSKIMALSSNG from the coding sequence ATGATGTATATAATTTATTGGTTAATTGATTTTGACAATAATAAAACCTATGTTGGTTTTACTGATGATTTAAAAAAGAGAATCGCCGATCATAAATATGGCAAAACCAAAACAACGAGGAAATTTAAAATATCCAAGGTTTATATTTTAGAGCGGGTTGAAACTTTAGAGCTAGCTAGAAAAAGAGAAAAATATTGGAAGTCGGCGGCTGGCAGGAGAAAGTTAAAGGAGAAGTTTAGTAAAATTATGGCGCTATCGTCTAATGGTTAG
- a CDS encoding DUF5666 domain-containing protein: protein MTKRKTLIFLTLAGILAVSVLTVNFTLADTANSDQNFEPPQGKDQAHPAPGVTGTVADISGTTITLTGKQGFGENATDVTYTVDASSSTVKKISAPTTDSNTNVSKPTETTISVSDIQVGDTLMITGTVSGTTVTATAIMDGKMGDQGPGMNDKPNNRSNTNTDSIASNKKSENKTVGTANSNGSSNSNPNKKDNKQSRGITGTVTAINDTTITLTGKQEFGENATDVTYTVDTSSATITEGVGSNAKTLSISDINVGDTLKVAGTISDQTITAASISKGIKLLNDNQEQPGLNGRSNNQGDHSQSTGFLSKFFSSISNFFSRLFSFGK, encoded by the coding sequence ATGACTAAAAGAAAAACTCTAATTTTTTTGACGCTAGCGGGGATCTTAGCCGTCAGTGTCTTGACCGTAAATTTCACTCTGGCCGATACGGCGAATTCCGATCAAAATTTCGAACCACCCCAAGGAAAAGATCAAGCGCATCCCGCGCCCGGTGTTACCGGCACAGTGGCAGACATTAGCGGCACTACTATTACCTTGACCGGCAAGCAAGGATTTGGCGAGAACGCCACTGATGTTACTTACACCGTGGATGCCAGTAGCTCTACGGTGAAAAAAATATCTGCTCCTACCACTGACTCTAACACTAACGTCTCTAAGCCAACGGAAACCACTATCTCCGTTTCTGATATCCAAGTTGGTGACACCTTAATGATTACCGGCACTGTTTCCGGAACGACTGTTACGGCGACTGCCATTATGGATGGCAAAATGGGCGACCAAGGGCCAGGGATGAATGATAAACCCAATAACCGATCTAACACAAATACAGATTCTATAGCAAGCAATAAAAAATCAGAAAATAAAACTGTAGGAACGGCAAATTCAAACGGCTCAAGCAATTCAAACCCAAACAAAAAAGACAATAAGCAGTCGCGCGGCATCACTGGCACCGTCACAGCAATCAACGACACTACCATTACTCTAACTGGCAAGCAAGAATTTGGTGAGAACGCCACTGATGTTACTTACACCGTGGATACTAGTAGTGCTACCATAACTGAGGGTGTTGGTTCTAATGCTAAAACTTTAAGTATTTCTGATATTAACGTCGGCGATACTTTAAAAGTAGCTGGAACCATCTCCGACCAAACCATCACTGCTGCTTCTATCTCTAAGGGCATAAAATTACTTAACGACAACCAAGAACAGCCTGGCCTAAATGGTAGAAGCAATAATCAAGGTGATCATTCACAGTCAACTGGTTTCTTGTCTAAATTTTTCTCTTCAATTAGTAACTTTTTTAGCAGACTATTTAGTTTTGGTAAATAG
- a CDS encoding Fic family protein — protein MNNFEKRIKNLSSDIWLLLNQINELKGQWIGGAQLNPQALGRLKRSVLVTSTGASTRIEGARLTDNEIEKLMRGLSLQKLADRDKQEVQGYYELLDNVFSSWNSIPFTESTIKHLHKELLKYADKDERHRGKYKAIENQVEILDESGKTISVLFAPTPAYLTPKAMQELMNWTNEALVLQTTHPLLIISNFVVEFLKIHPFQDGNGRLSRILANLLMLKYGYAYMPYVSHEKLIEDNKADYYLALRQSQKTFGAAREDISVWTKFFLNILLTQAKQAIDLLSAENIKKLLSPKQLAVWRCLESGEEITPGEIAKATKVARPTVSQALDKLLQLKKIERLGQGRTTRYKKV, from the coding sequence ATGAATAATTTTGAAAAGCGGATTAAAAACTTGTCATCTGATATTTGGCTACTCCTAAATCAAATTAATGAACTAAAAGGTCAGTGGATCGGCGGGGCGCAATTAAACCCTCAAGCACTAGGACGACTAAAACGTTCAGTTTTGGTTACTTCAACAGGCGCATCTACTAGAATTGAAGGAGCAAGGCTGACTGACAATGAAATTGAAAAACTGATGCGCGGGCTATCTTTGCAAAAATTGGCTGACCGAGATAAGCAGGAAGTCCAGGGCTACTACGAACTGTTGGATAATGTCTTTAGCTCTTGGAACAGTATCCCCTTTACTGAAAGTACTATTAAGCACTTACACAAGGAATTATTAAAGTATGCGGATAAGGATGAACGGCATCGAGGGAAATATAAAGCGATTGAGAATCAAGTGGAAATACTTGATGAAAGCGGAAAAACTATCAGCGTTTTGTTTGCTCCGACTCCGGCGTATTTAACGCCCAAGGCAATGCAAGAATTAATGAATTGGACCAACGAAGCTCTTGTTTTGCAGACAACCCATCCTTTACTGATAATCAGTAATTTTGTAGTTGAGTTTTTAAAAATCCACCCTTTCCAAGATGGCAATGGTCGGCTTTCTAGGATACTGGCCAATCTCTTGATGCTGAAATACGGCTATGCTTATATGCCTTATGTTTCGCATGAAAAATTGATTGAAGATAATAAGGCTGACTATTATCTGGCATTACGCCAAAGCCAAAAAACCTTTGGAGCAGCTAGGGAAGATATTTCGGTCTGGACAAAATTTTTCCTAAATATTTTACTGACTCAAGCTAAACAAGCTATAGATCTACTATCTGCAGAAAATATTAAAAAACTGTTATCGCCAAAACAGTTAGCGGTTTGGCGTTGTCTGGAATCGGGTGAAGAAATAACACCGGGAGAAATTGCCAAAGCGACCAAAGTGGCTAGGCCGACCGTTTCTCAAGCATTAGACAAACTATTACAACTGAAAAAAATAGAGCGGCTAGGGCAAGGTCGAACGACGAGGTACAAAAAAGTTTAG
- a CDS encoding DUF5320 family protein — MPRMDGTGPVGQGAGTGRGMGPCGGGMRMGWCGRGRGQGRGWGFGRFFRSPKNQLQSLEEEEKMLTEELEAVKAEKAALKDQK; from the coding sequence ATGCCAAGAATGGACGGAACAGGTCCTGTGGGCCAAGGCGCCGGTACTGGTCGAGGAATGGGTCCTTGCGGTGGCGGAATGAGAATGGGTTGGTGCGGTCGAGGTCGAGGTCAAGGGCGAGGTTGGGGTTTTGGGAGATTTTTTCGTTCTCCTAAGAATCAGCTTCAATCATTAGAAGAGGAAGAAAAGATGCTGACAGAAGAATTGGAAGCGGTAAAAGCTGAAAAGGCGGCCCTTAAGGATCAAAAATAA
- a CDS encoding DUF134 domain-containing protein encodes MPRPQRCLCKGIKFEPDISYFKPQGVPMRNLQVIELSLEEIEAYRLRHIEDMDQQAAAEKMHTSTSTYQRILYSAYGKIADALINGKAIKIIKHQ; translated from the coding sequence ATGCCAAGACCACAACGTTGTCTATGTAAAGGAATAAAATTCGAACCCGATATAAGCTATTTTAAACCGCAAGGCGTGCCGATGCGGAATCTGCAGGTTATAGAACTTTCGCTCGAAGAAATTGAGGCGTATCGGTTACGCCATATTGAGGATATGGATCAACAGGCGGCGGCCGAGAAAATGCATACCTCGACCAGCACTTATCAGCGGATACTCTATTCTGCTTATGGGAAAATTGCCGATGCCCTGATTAACGGCAAGGCGATTAAAATAATTAAACATCAATAA
- a CDS encoding ZIP family metal transporter, whose product MLTLLTIIIATFIITLCVWVAVLFIFLKKDILSKITMFLVALSAGALMGGAFLHLMPEASEEIRTDTLFAIFLISFAVFFLIEKLLHWRHCHKADCPVHTFGHMNLIGDAIHNFIDGLIIASTFMVDFSLGMATTLAVAIHEIPQEIGDYGVLIHAGFNNKKALTLNYLVALTVVLGGIAGYFSFSHLQNILPYLLPFAAGGFVYIAASDLMPEIRKETNISKSMGTFLVFLLGILMMYLIKLINH is encoded by the coding sequence ATGCTCACGCTATTAACAATAATTATCGCGACATTTATCATTACTCTCTGTGTCTGGGTGGCGGTATTGTTTATTTTTTTGAAAAAAGATATTTTGTCAAAAATTACAATGTTTCTGGTTGCTCTGTCCGCCGGAGCGTTGATGGGCGGCGCTTTTTTGCATCTAATGCCTGAAGCCTCGGAAGAAATAAGGACGGATACATTGTTTGCCATTTTTTTAATTTCTTTTGCCGTCTTTTTTCTGATAGAAAAACTACTCCACTGGCGACATTGCCATAAAGCTGATTGCCCAGTTCATACTTTCGGTCATATGAATTTAATCGGTGACGCCATTCATAATTTTATCGACGGACTGATAATCGCCAGTACCTTCATGGTTGATTTTAGTTTAGGTATGGCGACGACATTAGCTGTAGCTATTCACGAAATACCGCAGGAAATCGGCGATTACGGCGTTTTGATCCATGCCGGATTTAACAACAAAAAAGCTTTGACCCTTAACTACCTCGTCGCTCTCACGGTGGTATTGGGCGGTATAGCGGGATATTTTTCTTTTTCCCACTTGCAGAATATCTTGCCTTATCTCCTACCGTTTGCGGCCGGTGGTTTCGTTTACATTGCCGCTTCCGATCTGATGCCGGAAATAAGGAAGGAGACGAACATAAGTAAGTCCATGGGTACATTTCTTGTTTTTCTTCTGGGTATATTAATGATGTATTTAATCAAATTAATTAATCATTAA
- a CDS encoding Mrp/NBP35 family ATP-binding protein, with translation MPGKIKNTLLIFSGKGGVGKSTIATNLAMSFVQKGLKVGLLDADIHGPNLALMLGVQEKAVFSYGEDFILPIEVSKNLSLISIAYFIPQKDTPIIWRGPAKMKIIEKFVKEVSWGDLDWLIVDAPPGTGDEPLSIAQLLPKSGAIIVTTPQDVSLLDSKKAINFAKKLKLKIYGLIENMSGLQCPHCNKVINLFKKGGGEKIAKKYKIPFLGRIPLDPEIVISSDSGRPIVINKKSDTTKNFLLIADKIINKK, from the coding sequence ATGCCGGGTAAAATAAAAAACACTTTATTGATTTTTTCCGGCAAAGGTGGCGTCGGCAAATCGACCATAGCCACAAACCTGGCCATGTCTTTTGTCCAGAAAGGATTAAAGGTCGGTTTACTTGATGCTGATATTCACGGTCCAAATTTGGCCTTAATGCTAGGTGTGCAGGAAAAAGCGGTTTTCTCTTACGGAGAAGATTTTATCTTGCCTATTGAAGTGAGCAAAAATTTATCATTAATTTCCATTGCTTATTTTATACCCCAAAAAGATACTCCGATAATTTGGCGTGGTCCGGCAAAAATGAAAATTATTGAAAAATTTGTCAAGGAAGTAAGTTGGGGCGACCTTGATTGGCTGATAGTTGACGCCCCTCCAGGTACCGGGGACGAACCATTATCAATCGCTCAATTATTGCCAAAATCAGGAGCGATTATAGTCACTACGCCTCAAGACGTCTCATTACTTGATTCCAAGAAAGCGATAAATTTTGCCAAAAAACTTAAATTAAAAATTTATGGTCTGATTGAAAATATGAGCGGTTTGCAATGCCCTCATTGCAATAAAGTCATCAATTTATTCAAAAAAGGTGGTGGAGAAAAAATTGCTAAAAAATATAAAATACCATTTTTGGGACGCATTCCTCTTGATCCGGAAATAGTTATTTCCAGTGACAGTGGTCGTCCAATTGTCATAAATAAAAAATCAGATACCACAAAGAATTTTTTATTAATAGCTGATAAAATAATTAATAAGAAATAA
- a CDS encoding thioredoxin family protein, which produces MKVLKFGAVWCAGCLVMKPRWQQIEAENPWLCTEYYDFDQDKEIIKKYNITDVLPVFVFLDKDGKEFLRLDGEVDKNKLIETINQNKEK; this is translated from the coding sequence ATGAAAGTGCTAAAATTTGGAGCAGTATGGTGTGCGGGATGTCTTGTCATGAAGCCGAGGTGGCAGCAGATTGAAGCAGAAAATCCTTGGCTTTGCACTGAATATTATGATTTTGACCAAGACAAGGAAATCATTAAAAAGTACAACATTACTGATGTTTTGCCGGTTTTCGTTTTTTTAGATAAAGATGGTAAAGAATTTCTACGTTTAGACGGTGAAGTAGATAAAAATAAATTGATCGAAACTATCAATCAGAACAAGGAAAAATAA
- the zupT gene encoding zinc transporter ZupT, translating to MAGNFFLPFTLTILAGLSTVIGAGLIFWARTTCTKFLSFGLGLSAGVMIYLSFFELLKESNNFFQEASSGGYHWLVVLMFLVGLAIAGVIDAFTHNRMETCSVADYGLNGGGDAVQCPNDGFGGRCRRRRYWSRRQALLQTGTITAIVIALHNFPEGIITFTTASINPLFGLSVAIAIAIHNIPEGFCVALPIYYATQDKKKSILYALLAGLAEPLGALITYLILFPFINNFVLGIMLALVAGIMVYVAFDELLPAARRFGHGHISLFGLVVGMIIMAFSLYLLK from the coding sequence ATGGCTGGTAATTTCTTTTTACCTTTTACTTTAACTATTTTAGCCGGACTTTCGACCGTCATCGGCGCTGGTTTGATTTTTTGGGCCAGAACCACTTGCACTAAATTTTTGTCTTTCGGTTTGGGACTGTCGGCCGGCGTGATGATTTATTTGTCTTTTTTTGAATTGCTCAAGGAATCAAATAATTTTTTTCAAGAAGCTTCCAGTGGCGGTTATCATTGGTTGGTAGTTTTGATGTTTTTAGTCGGTTTGGCGATTGCCGGCGTAATCGACGCCTTTACTCATAATCGTATGGAAACTTGTTCGGTTGCTGATTACGGATTGAATGGCGGCGGGGATGCCGTTCAATGTCCGAACGATGGATTTGGCGGACGATGTCGTCGCCGAAGGTATTGGTCGAGACGGCAAGCTCTTTTGCAAACAGGGACAATTACCGCCATAGTTATTGCTCTGCATAACTTTCCCGAGGGGATAATTACCTTTACCACCGCTAGCATTAATCCTTTGTTTGGTTTATCGGTCGCCATCGCTATCGCCATCCACAATATACCGGAAGGTTTCTGTGTCGCCTTACCGATTTATTACGCAACGCAGGATAAGAAAAAAAGTATTTTGTACGCTTTATTGGCCGGTTTAGCCGAACCGCTGGGAGCACTGATTACTTATCTGATACTTTTTCCTTTTATTAATAATTTTGTTTTAGGTATAATGTTGGCGCTGGTTGCCGGTATTATGGTCTATGTAGCTTTTGATGAACTTTTGCCCGCCGCCAGGAGATTCGGTCACGGACATATAAGTTTATTTGGCCTAGTGGTTGGCATGATAATTATGGCGTTTAGTTTATACTTGTTAAAGTAA
- a CDS encoding YibE/F family protein: MFKKIILLLSILFLLAPIFVSAQTENNAEDLVDRVFKAEVIKILEEKTLEREDGSSALQQNLLLRGLEKEWRGKEFEHQGISKIDVASANTYKVGDKVLVSEVKTVDGATNYYITDLVRSGYLYWLAFIFCAVIIFISKKKGIKSLISLVVSFIIIIKFIVPQIVNGASPLLVGVFGALIILAIIIYLTEGWNRKSHISVTSVFFSLLVTFVLSWIFTSLTRLTGMAQEEAMFLLGTNGGAIDFQGLLLAGILIGTVGVLDDIIVGQVESVKQIKKANPDLTNKQVYKSAYEVGNTHLGAIVNTLFLVYAGASLPLLLLFYLNPMGTVSFSQVINNELIATEIVRTLVGSIGVALSMPIATLLAVWFIKNK, from the coding sequence ATGTTTAAGAAAATAATTTTATTATTATCCATTTTGTTTCTCCTAGCGCCAATTTTTGTATCGGCTCAAACAGAGAATAATGCCGAGGATTTGGTTGATCGGGTTTTTAAAGCCGAGGTGATAAAGATTTTGGAAGAAAAGACGCTAGAGAGAGAGGACGGCTCAAGCGCGTTGCAGCAAAACCTGCTTCTGCGCGGGCTGGAAAAGGAATGGCGAGGCAAAGAATTTGAGCATCAAGGAATTTCTAAAATTGATGTGGCTAGCGCCAATACCTACAAAGTCGGCGATAAAGTTTTGGTCAGTGAAGTCAAGACGGTTGACGGCGCCACGAATTATTATATAACTGATCTAGTTCGCAGCGGTTATTTATATTGGCTGGCTTTTATTTTTTGTGCCGTAATTATCTTTATTAGCAAAAAGAAGGGCATTAAGTCGTTAATAAGTTTAGTAGTCAGTTTCATTATCATTATTAAATTTATCGTCCCGCAAATTGTCAACGGCGCCAGTCCTCTTCTAGTCGGCGTATTCGGAGCGTTAATAATTTTAGCGATCATTATTTATCTAACTGAAGGGTGGAATAGGAAGTCGCATATTTCCGTAACCAGCGTCTTTTTTTCGTTATTAGTCACTTTTGTTTTATCTTGGATATTTACCTCTTTAACCAGATTGACCGGCATGGCTCAGGAAGAAGCGATGTTTCTGCTTGGTACGAACGGTGGGGCGATAGATTTTCAAGGTTTGCTTTTAGCGGGAATTTTGATCGGCACAGTCGGCGTTTTGGATGATATTATCGTCGGTCAAGTGGAATCGGTTAAACAAATTAAGAAAGCTAATCCTGACCTCACTAATAAGCAGGTTTATAAGTCGGCTTATGAAGTCGGCAATACTCATTTGGGAGCGATCGTCAATACTTTGTTTTTAGTTTATGCCGGAGCCAGCCTGCCGCTTTTGTTACTTTTTTATCTCAACCCGATGGGAACAGTTTCTTTTTCGCAGGTAATTAATAATGAGTTGATAGCTACGGAAATTGTCCGCACTCTTGTCGGCAGTATCGGCGTGGCTTTATCCATGCCGATCGCCACTCTTTTGGCTGTTTGGTTTATAAAAAACAAATAG
- a CDS encoding polymer-forming cytoskeletal protein — MKKTLIVAGLLLFVFALPASAATFGSGEMYSLNSGKPLVGNFYGVGASLNINDEIQGDAYLAGANLTVSSLVQDDLNVAGANVLLNGQVNGDLRAVGSNVYINKNIGGEVMTAGGYVVLADGAEIAGNFYSAAGKMVLLGDIKGDAELGAGEIEIHGTIDGNLKVIADSLILASTAVVNGNLDCTGPNEPQITAGAAVKGETNYIKKDLGNGHKKVDGKAALSALFGVVWFLKLIGTLILGLLLYFVFKKKIKEVAQYSSQKFGLDLLRGLVVMIVLPIVAVILMITIVGLPLGILAMLLYAILCILAAPVAGMILGALIFRLFTKNYRVDHWSVVIGIILLSVLMLVPIVGWVICAVFFLVGMGTISLHLYRHGHKLVD; from the coding sequence ATGAAAAAAACCTTGATTGTAGCTGGTTTGCTCTTGTTTGTTTTTGCTTTGCCGGCATCCGCCGCTACTTTTGGTAGTGGCGAAATGTACAGTCTAAACAGCGGTAAACCGCTTGTCGGCAATTTTTACGGTGTCGGTGCTTCGCTTAACATCAATGATGAAATCCAGGGAGATGCCTATCTAGCCGGCGCCAATCTAACTGTCAGCAGTTTAGTGCAAGACGACCTCAATGTTGCCGGAGCTAATGTTTTACTCAACGGTCAGGTTAACGGCGATCTGCGCGCGGTTGGTAGTAACGTCTATATTAACAAAAATATTGGCGGAGAAGTAATGACTGCGGGTGGCTATGTGGTTTTGGCAGACGGAGCGGAAATAGCTGGCAATTTTTATAGTGCCGCAGGAAAAATGGTTTTACTTGGTGATATAAAAGGCGATGCGGAGCTTGGCGCTGGAGAAATAGAGATTCACGGTACTATTGACGGTAACCTAAAGGTAATAGCCGATAGTTTAATTTTGGCATCAACTGCCGTGGTTAATGGTAATCTGGATTGCACTGGTCCGAACGAACCGCAAATTACCGCTGGCGCCGCAGTTAAAGGCGAGACCAATTATATTAAAAAAGATCTTGGTAACGGACATAAGAAAGTAGACGGTAAGGCTGCGCTATCTGCGTTATTTGGCGTAGTCTGGTTTTTGAAACTTATTGGTACGCTGATTTTGGGTCTGCTACTTTACTTCGTCTTCAAAAAGAAAATAAAGGAAGTAGCTCAATACAGCAGTCAAAAGTTTGGCTTGGATCTCCTCAGGGGTTTGGTAGTTATGATTGTTTTGCCAATCGTGGCGGTTATTTTGATGATTACCATAGTTGGTTTGCCGCTAGGTATTTTGGCAATGCTTTTGTATGCCATACTTTGTATTTTGGCGGCGCCGGTGGCTGGTATGATTTTAGGGGCTTTGATTTTCCGTTTGTTTACCAAAAATTACCGAGTTGATCACTGGTCGGTGGTAATAGGTATAATTTTGTTGTCAGTTTTGATGTTGGTTCCGATAGTGGGCTGGGTTATTTGTGCGGTTTTTTTCCTGGTTGGAATGGGAACGATCTCTCTTCACCTCTACCGTCACGGCCATAAACTCGTTGATTAG
- a CDS encoding class I SAM-dependent methyltransferase — translation MTPNTTKSTPEPSAGIRFVPEIGKTIEVTFNYTKHSQPQGQRKKEIENFYQTLLKEINNLQIENIIDIGCGEGFTLDRIQKSSINKELVGIDSSLVAVNLGKELFPQLDLRLGNIYQLPFPDKSFDLVVCTEVLEHLENPSQALQEIVRMAKKYIILSVPHEPFFSLRNILQGKHLKRLGNTPGHINWWTEAKFKKFVEKENITILKTRHPFPFTMVIGIKK, via the coding sequence ATGACACCGAACACTACGAAAAGTACACCGGAACCATCGGCAGGCATCCGCTTTGTTCCCGAAATCGGTAAAACGATAGAGGTAACTTTTAATTATACTAAACATTCTCAGCCACAAGGACAAAGAAAAAAAGAAATAGAAAATTTTTATCAGACGCTACTTAAAGAAATAAATAATCTTCAAATAGAGAACATAATCGACATCGGCTGTGGCGAGGGTTTCACCCTTGATCGGATACAAAAATCAAGTATAAACAAAGAGCTTGTTGGAATAGATAGCTCGCTGGTTGCCGTCAACCTGGGGAAAGAACTGTTTCCCCAATTAGACTTACGCTTGGGCAATATCTATCAACTCCCCTTTCCCGATAAATCATTTGATTTAGTTGTTTGTACAGAAGTGCTGGAGCACCTAGAAAATCCCAGTCAGGCGTTACAGGAAATCGTCCGTATGGCAAAAAAATATATCATCCTTTCGGTACCGCACGAACCATTTTTTAGCCTGAGAAACATTTTGCAGGGTAAACACCTAAAACGTCTAGGCAACACCCCTGGTCATATCAACTGGTGGACTGAGGCAAAATTTAAAAAATTTGTTGAAAAAGAAAATATTACTATTTTAAAAACAAGACATCCTTTCCCTTTCACTATGGTAATAGGAATAAAAAAATAA